Sequence from the Clostridium saccharobutylicum DSM 13864 genome:
ATAAACTCACTAATCCGTGCAAATTCCTACTAAGCCCTTGTAAAACCGCCATTCGAATCAGAATTCAATTAAACAAAAAACTAAATCAATAAACTCAGAGTTGGGATTTAACTCCCAGCTCTTTTTTTCTATCCAAAAATCAGATTAAAGGAAAGAGACAAAGCTGAAAAGAAATAGTAATAAATCAAGACTATTAGTGGATTTAGCAAGAGCAAAAGAGGGGGAAAATTATTCTTGACAAAATATAGAAAAAGGACTATTATAAAATTAATTCATATATGAAGTAAAATAGAGGTATAAGATGTCAAAAGAATTATTACGTGATATTTACATGAAAATCCGTCATATTAATGATGTTTCAGTTGAAAACTTTGTTGGTTCAACTTCTGGATATAGTGCTACGGGGGTGCAGTTTGGTGTTCTAAGGAATATTCCAACTGAGAGCAGTATTACTATGTCTGAATTAACTGATAAAGTAAAATGCGTTGCGAGTAATATGACAACAATAATAAGAAGAATGGAAAAACAAGAGCTTGTAAGCACATTTAAGAATCCAGAAGATAAAAGACAGACGCTGGTGTCTGTAACTCAAAAAGGAATTGATGTTAGAGGGACTATGGAGGTTGCATATCAAAAGTTTTTAGTTGATATGTATGGCGTTTTGGAAGAAGAAGAGCAGAAAACATTATTTTGTTTACTTGCAAAGATAGAAGAAAGCCTTAATGTAAAATAAGGTTTTTCTTTTAATAAAATACTTCATATATGAAATAAATTTAAGGAGTGATATTAAATGATAATAGATAGTCATGCACATGTTATATTACCAGTAGAAAAACATATTGAATTAATGGATGAAGCAGGAATTGAGAAAACAATATTGTTTTCTACTTCAATGCATCCAGAGATTACAAAAACTTTAGATGAATTTGAAAAGGAACTGAATAAGCTATATGAAATCATTTCTGGTAAAAGAAATCCTATAGAAACAAGAATCGCATCAATTAAGGAACAAAGTGAGATTATAAATAAATATCCTTCAAGATTTTGTGGATTTGGCAGTGTACCAGTAGGATTAGATTATGAGAAAACTGCTTCATGGATAGAGGAGTATATTGTCAAAAATAAATTTATTGGACTTGGAGAATTTTCAGTATCTACAGGTCAAGTGAAAAGCTTAGAAACTGTATTTAAGGTGTCACATGATTTTTCAAATTTACCAGTTTGGATTCATGCATTTTGGCCTTTAGACTTGAATGATATAAAAGAAATATTTAATTTAGCAAAAAAATATCCTGATGTCCCTGTAATAATAGGACATTTAGGCGGAGTTAACTGGCTTGAAGTAATTAAGATGGCAAAGGAAACTAAAAATATATATATTGATTTATCAGCTTTTTATACTACAGTAGCTTTAGGGATGACAATTAAAGAACTACCTGAAAAATGTTTGTTTAGTGCAGATATCCCATATGGAGATTTAATGGTATCTAAGTTTTCAATAGAGCGTGTTTGTAAAGACAAGGCAGTATTAGAGCAAGTCATGGGTGGAAATGTAGAAAAGCTTTTGAATCTTTGATATAGAAAGGTGAGAAAAATGAGTATTGTATGCATTGGAGATAGCTTAACGTTTGGCTATGGAGTTAAAGAATCAGATAACTGGGGTAGTATATTATCTACAAAAATAAAAGAAAATCTAATTAATAAAGGTATACCAGGTAATACAACAACTGAAATGAAAGAAAGATTTATAGAAGATGTTGTCAACCATAAGCCATGTAAAGTTCTAATTATGGGTGGAACAAATGATGTATTTTTAAATTTTAGAATAGATGATATTTTAAATAATATAAATACAATGGTTCAAATGTGTGAAATAAACAATATCATTCCTATAATTTTAACACCACTACCAGTTAAAGATAATATCCAAGTAAAGACATGGTTTGAAGATATGGATTATAAGAAAGTTAATAAGAGCTTAGCTGAATTAAGCAGTTTTCTAATTAATTATGGAGAAGAAAAAAATATTAAATGTATAGATTTAGGAGCTCTTTTATTAGAAGAAGGAAAAATAATCGATTAGTTTTTAGAAGATGGAATACATGTGTCAAAAGATATTCATAGTGAAATTGCTGAAATAATCTATAATTTAATATTTTAGTGAAGCTATAAATTTTATTGTAATAAAGCAAATGAAAAAGAGAATTTAGTGGTTTCCCTAATGTAACAGAGATTAATTATTGGGATTAGAAATAAGCGCAAATGTTAATATTGACACACAAATGTAACAATTATCAATTAATATAGATTGGTAGCATAAATCAATAACGGAATATTTTGCTACACAAGTAATAAAAAATAAGTTTTAATATATTGCTATATATTAGCTTAAATTTTATGATATAGCCTTTAATGGCAGAAAGGGAGAAAAATTATTATGAAACTTAAATCAAAAAAGTCAACTATTTCAATTGTTTTGTATGTTGTTGCTGCAATTATAGCAATTCTAGGAATTATATTATTAATTAATAGTAGTCTGTCATTTAAAGATGTTGTTACTCAATATACAGCTAAGGGATATCCTGCTGATACTGTTCTTAAAAAATTAATTCCAGCGCAATTCCTTCCACAAATATGTGAAATAATAGCTATGTATGGAGGAATAGCATTTATTTTAGTAGGAATAGGTATTGTTAATAAAAAAGTTTCAAAATGTTTAACATTATTAACTAAAGATGATGTTGATAATGATAATATTGAAGAAAAGACTTCTAAAAATGATGTTGTTGCTGGAGAAAATGCACAAGCCATTGATCAAACAGTTACTGAACAAGATGTTAAAAAAGTTTAATTAAAACATAATTAAAATACTTGTCTTTAAAGTTTAAATTAAGACAAGTATTTTTTTGTCTCTAAATAAATGTTACCAGATATATAAGTTCTAAAAAATTTTATTCATAAATTTTAAGTCTCAGCAAAAGAAGTGCATAACAATATTTATTATTTATGGATTTTTATTAATTAGAACTTATATATCATTAAAATCGCATTACATTTTATTTATGTAGCTTATGCAATTAAATCAGTATATTGTAAATTATGGTACAATAAATGTATAATAAAAATATAAATTAAGTGTCTGCTAAAATATTAAATGTAATAATGTATGTTTGAGTGTATATTAGGATTTATTAAGGCACAATCAAATAAATAACGTATATATATATATATTCTAATTAGTTTTAGCGATTTTGTGAGGTGAATGTTTTGGGGAAAGTAAGAGTATCAGAGGTAGCTGTATATTTTAATTCTAATATAAAATCTGTTTGGGATGTGGTTACTGATAATAGTAATTATAAATGGCGTAGTGATATTGATAAAATTGAAATTATTAAAGATGGAAGAGAATTTATTGAATATAGTCATAATGGAAATGCTACGAAATTTATAATAACTAAAAAGAAAAAATATAGCCAATATGAATTTAAGATGCAAAATAAGATGTTTAAAGGATATTGGACAGGAAATTTTTTAGAAACTCACAAGGGTGGTACAAAAATAATTTTTAAAGAAAATATATATATTAAAAATCCGATTATTCGAGTTTTGTCTTATGTATTTATGGATTTGAAGAAAATGCAGTGTATGTATATTTCAGATTTGAAGAAGGAATTAGGTGAAATTTAATAAAGATAACAAAATATATATAATCATAATATTTTATAATGAGTTGTGAAGTTTATTAACAAGAGATTGTTACATTATTGCTTGTCCTTAACTTGTTTAAGGAGCATGCAGGAAGTTAGCAATTTCATATAGATAAGCAAACTATTGAACTAGATTTAAATTCTGAAATATATTCAAAACTAGAAAGTAAGGGGACTCTTTTGCGGAGAATTGCATTTAGAATATGGCTATAGGTATTTCTTAAGTAAAAGTTGTTCTATTTTTGCTTGTCCTCAGTTTTATCTGAGGAGCATGCAGAAATAGAACGACTTTTACTGTTAGAAATCCATAGTTATATTCTATAGCAATCGAGCAAAAGAATCCCCTTACTTTGGGTAAAATATAGCATACATTTAAAGTTCAAGTTGTTTATCTATCTTATTTTTATTATTTGAAAGTAAATTTAAATTAAAGCCTTTTTCAGAAACATAAACTCCAAATAAAATAAGTATTGCACCTGTTATTGAGAAGGCTGTCATTTTTTCATGAAGAATTACAATAGATAATACTAAAGTAATTACTGGAAGAAAATATAGATAGTTGTTAGTTTTTATAACACCAAGATTCTCAACAGTAAAGTTCCAAACTACATAGCAAGTACTAGAAGCAATGATTCCTAAGAATAATAAATTAAGCATAACATTAAAATTCATTAATCTTGAAAGTGAAAAATTAAATTCAGATGTAAATAAAAAAGGTATCATTGTTATTATTGCGTAGAAAAATATTTTCCTTGTTAAGTAGAGTGTATTATATTTTTTACCAAATTTTTTAGTTGATACTGAATATATAGCCCAGCATAATGATGCACCTAACGCTAAGATATCTCCAGTAGGATTTAGTTTTAATATAAAGTTTCCATTAAATATAACTAGAAAAACTCCCAAAATTGCAATGAAAAATCCAAGAATAAGATTTTTATTAAGTTTTTCAGTTTTAGTGAAAAAATGAGCTAAAAAAGCAGTTAGTATTGGAGCAGTTGCAAGAATTAGACTAACATTTGATACAAGCGAAATCTTTACTGCATTATTTTCTGTTAGAAAATAAAGTGAACCACCTGTAATGCCACAAGTTGCAAATAAAATTTCTTCCTTAATTGAATCTGCTCTATGAAATTTAGGATGAATAAGTAATAAAATAAAATACGCTATTACAAATCTAAAAAACATAACTTCAAGAGGAGTAAATGTATTTAGTAAAATTTTGCTTGATATAAAAGTAGTTGCCCAAATTGCTACAGTTACAAAAGCTGCGATGTTTAAAAATAAATTGTTGTGTTTCATTGATTTATGCCCCTTTGTATATTTTTTTTCTATTTTATAGTATACAATAGTTTGTTATAAAAATATATAAATTAAATGAGTTGTTTAAAAGAAAGAAATTAATTTTAATTATAAAATTTTTAGTTAATGATTCAAATTGGAGAATATTTTAAAAGGAAAATAAGAAAGAAAACATTGTAAATAAAAAGTATATCTTAATATTAAAAATTATACTTTATGTATATACCACATAATAATGATTAGAATATTAAAATATTATGTGAACAATTGAAAATTGCATTTATAGTATTATGTTGGAAATTTATAATGTATAATGTTTATATACTATTTTAATAAGTGGACTCAGAAACTCAATATAGTGGAGGGACAAGTACAGTGAGTAAGAAATTTGATGGATATGTTATTTTAAGTGATTTAGATGGTACATTATTGGATAAAAATAAAAATGTTTCAGATGAAAATAAAAGAGCTATAGAATATTTTATAGAAAATGGAGGCAAATTTTCTATAGCTACAGGGAGAGCAATTGAAGCTAGTGAGCAATATATCAAAGATGTTAAGCTCGACTTGCCAACAATTGTATATAATGGCGGAATGATTTATGACTATAATGAGAAAAAGGTAATAAGAGAAAATTTAATAAATGATAAGCAGAAACAATTATTAAGTGCAATAAAACGTGATTATCCTAATATAGGTATAGAGATATATTGTGGAAGAAAAGTTTATGTATACAATGATTCAGGAATGTCAAATAGACCCGCGACAAGTATGCTTGATGTAATTTATGATATGCCAAGTGATTTATTACAAATAAATTGGAACAAAGTAATACTTATAGGAAAAATAGAAGAAATAAATGATCTAGAGAAGAACTTTAGAAGTCAATACGGT
This genomic interval carries:
- a CDS encoding MarR family winged helix-turn-helix transcriptional regulator, which codes for MSKELLRDIYMKIRHINDVSVENFVGSTSGYSATGVQFGVLRNIPTESSITMSELTDKVKCVASNMTTIIRRMEKQELVSTFKNPEDKRQTLVSVTQKGIDVRGTMEVAYQKFLVDMYGVLEEEEQKTLFCLLAKIEESLNVK
- a CDS encoding amidohydrolase family protein, which produces MIIDSHAHVILPVEKHIELMDEAGIEKTILFSTSMHPEITKTLDEFEKELNKLYEIISGKRNPIETRIASIKEQSEIINKYPSRFCGFGSVPVGLDYEKTASWIEEYIVKNKFIGLGEFSVSTGQVKSLETVFKVSHDFSNLPVWIHAFWPLDLNDIKEIFNLAKKYPDVPVIIGHLGGVNWLEVIKMAKETKNIYIDLSAFYTTVALGMTIKELPEKCLFSADIPYGDLMVSKFSIERVCKDKAVLEQVMGGNVEKLLNL
- a CDS encoding GDSL-type esterase/lipase family protein gives rise to the protein MSIVCIGDSLTFGYGVKESDNWGSILSTKIKENLINKGIPGNTTTEMKERFIEDVVNHKPCKVLIMGGTNDVFLNFRIDDILNNINTMVQMCEINNIIPIILTPLPVKDNIQVKTWFEDMDYKKVNKSLAELSSFLINYGEEKNIKCIDLGALLLEEGKIID
- a CDS encoding DMT family transporter, whose translation is MKHNNLFLNIAAFVTVAIWATTFISSKILLNTFTPLEVMFFRFVIAYFILLLIHPKFHRADSIKEEILFATCGITGGSLYFLTENNAVKISLVSNVSLILATAPILTAFLAHFFTKTEKLNKNLILGFFIAILGVFLVIFNGNFILKLNPTGDILALGASLCWAIYSVSTKKFGKKYNTLYLTRKIFFYAIITMIPFLFTSEFNFSLSRLMNFNVMLNLLFLGIIASSTCYVVWNFTVENLGVIKTNNYLYFLPVITLVLSIVILHEKMTAFSITGAILILFGVYVSEKGFNLNLLSNNKNKIDKQLEL
- a CDS encoding Cof-type HAD-IIB family hydrolase: MSKKFDGYVILSDLDGTLLDKNKNVSDENKRAIEYFIENGGKFSIATGRAIEASEQYIKDVKLDLPTIVYNGGMIYDYNEKKVIRENLINDKQKQLLSAIKRDYPNIGIEIYCGRKVYVYNDSGMSNRPATSMLDVIYDMPSDLLQINWNKVILIGKIEEINDLEKNFRSQYGIEAIRSANFCCEILPVNTSKGQALRDLIEIYNLDKHKVIAVGDNMNDAELLEAATIAFCPENASKEVKEYADYITVDNENHVVYHIVKWIEENGNV